Below is a genomic region from Bacteroidota bacterium.
AGTTTATTCAGGCACTTCTTAGCAAGAATGAGAAGAAAAAGCAAGTGCTATACTAAAAAGTTAGAAATGTTGAAACAAGCTGTAATGATGCTCATGTTGAAATGGAATAATCAATTAAGTATACTTTGTTAACAATGCCAGTTTTATTAATTGTCTTTTTTCTACTCCCTTTGATATTTTAGCTAAATCTTAATAAATTTGATAGAATTCTTATTTGAAGGAGTTACAATATTTAAATAATAAATACCTGATTTCAGGGCATCGCCAGCAAAAGAGATTTTGTATGAACCGGTCTCCATATTCCTATTAATAAGTCTGAGTACAACTTTCCCTTCTACATTAAATATCTCCATTGATACATGTTCGTGAGCTGCAATAGAAAACTCGACTGTACCTTGCGTGGATACTGGATTTGGAAATATATTGTCAATTCTGCTCTCGCTTGCTTCATTTGCCAATGTTTCTATATCTGTAACAACAATTCCATGTGGTCCTGGCATATTTGGGGTTATGCTATGGCAAACACTACACTGAGAAAGTGTACCTGCAAATCCTTGTAGTCCAATGTTTTGAACATTATCATTTGCTTGCTGAGACGGGAAAATGGCATGAGGAGAACCATGACAGGCGCTACAATATAATCCGCCATGACCTTTAGACTGACGGTATAAAAGCCCCGGTTCCTCAGCATAAATAGAAGTATGACAGCCAGATGTTGCACACGAAGGTTCGTCAAGCCATGGCTCGCGCCCATTGCTAATTGATTCTCCAACATTTTCGGTGTCTCCATGACAATCAATGCATGTGAATCCTACGCTATTCATAACACCTCTATGGCATTGTGTGTTAGACCCGGGATGACATTTATAACAATTATTAGTATTATCATGTTCTTTGTGAATTACCTCCGATAACGATTCCAAACCCGGTTGTCCTGTTGTTCCCAATGCGTTTGAGGAGTGACAGCTTGCGCATAAAACAGGTCCATTCTGATTAAAACCGCTAACATTGTCGTGTTCGTTAAGAATGTTTTGTTGGCTTGGATGGCAATTATTACTAACGCAGCCAATTTCTCCTGAAACAGGAATAACCGGCTGTGTTGTAGCCAAAAGCGTTCCGTTTGTATCATAAAGAGAAAGAAGAGCCAATTGATAAGGATTCTCGGTAGTTAAATTACTATCTGTAAAAGGAGTGATTGGAATGCCTTCTACAACAAAATGATCAGTACTTGGGGTGAGTGTTCCTGATAGCCCAACACCTGTCAGGCCTGTATCGTTGGGTAAGTTTACACCAAAAAGCTGATCTTCGTAACTCCAGAAATTTGTCTTTCCAACAGAATAGGTATTACCCGGAATTTCATAATTC
It encodes:
- a CDS encoding T9SS type A sorting domain-containing protein, translated to MKTRNFFIFIVVELILIGVIGARISNKSLSTNPDYVLISWNDLGMHCTNIDFSKVVVLPPYNNLIAQVVKKGSATSLPQLVTSDLTLNYEIPGNTYSVGKTNFWSYEDQLFGVNLPNDTGLTGVGLSGTLTPSTDHFVVEGIPITPFTDSNLTTENPYQLALLSLYDTNGTLLATTQPVIPVSGEIGCVSNNCHPSQQNILNEHDNVSGFNQNGPVLCASCHSSNALGTTGQPGLESLSEVIHKEHDNTNNCYKCHPGSNTQCHRGVMNSVGFTCIDCHGDTENVGESISNGREPWLDEPSCATSGCHTSIYAEEPGLLYRQSKGHGGLYCSACHGSPHAIFPSQQANDNVQNIGLQGFAGTLSQCSVCHSITPNMPGPHGIVVTDIETLANEASESRIDNIFPNPVSTQGTVEFSIAAHEHVSMEIFNVEGKVVLRLINRNMETGSYKISFAGDALKSGIYYLNIVTPSNKNSIKFIKI